In the Flavobacterium pallidum genome, one interval contains:
- a CDS encoding oligosaccharide flippase family protein has translation MIKEKLLSVLYKKKTKDFFVYGIGQVVNILTPLLITPYLLFVCGFEKLGVIAMGQAFAYILIVVVDYSSYIVGVRETSINRDDHAALQDIFKTNYAAKFLLLLLVCLITFLLTVFVPYFRENMVVFYLSLSIIVGQFINPTWFLQGIENFLWITIINVISKAINVIGVILLITSADDYIYANLLLGGGAIVANLIGFLWLVKKYKFSFRDFSSVAIADLLRNNFPFCVSQLFFAIRNYSSVMIIGFFAGNYVAGQFKVIEQIVNLFRTYLQMFFKFSYSYICFEIDRNLKKGIHLWKKLNGLNTIFLIVLLTVVFFFSDLVLRFFKVDKTMLLEFVSYLHIGLLIPLLIGVTLPMEQLLFSLNKNRYYISITIASTILNAVGITIAMTYFALREAFFVLIITELCLICIYLLILKPYFAVSDPKH, from the coding sequence ATGATAAAAGAAAAACTACTTTCTGTACTTTATAAGAAAAAGACAAAAGACTTTTTTGTATACGGAATCGGACAGGTTGTAAATATTCTGACACCATTATTGATTACCCCATACCTGTTGTTTGTGTGCGGATTTGAAAAACTCGGCGTGATTGCCATGGGCCAGGCGTTCGCATACATCCTCATTGTAGTGGTTGATTACAGTTCCTACATCGTGGGCGTTCGCGAAACGTCTATCAACAGGGATGACCATGCCGCACTTCAGGACATCTTTAAAACCAATTATGCGGCAAAGTTCCTGCTGTTGTTGCTGGTGTGCCTGATTACGTTTTTACTAACGGTATTTGTGCCTTACTTTCGTGAAAACATGGTCGTTTTTTATCTGAGCTTAAGCATCATTGTGGGCCAGTTTATCAACCCGACGTGGTTTCTGCAGGGCATTGAAAACTTCTTATGGATCACAATAATCAATGTCATCTCAAAAGCAATAAACGTTATAGGAGTGATTTTGCTTATTACCTCCGCAGACGATTACATTTACGCCAATCTGTTACTTGGCGGCGGGGCTATCGTAGCCAACCTGATAGGGTTCCTGTGGTTGGTGAAAAAATATAAATTTTCCTTCAGGGATTTTTCTTCAGTTGCCATTGCGGATTTGTTAAGGAATAATTTTCCGTTTTGCGTTTCCCAGCTGTTTTTTGCGATAAGGAATTATTCTTCAGTAATGATCATTGGTTTCTTTGCCGGAAATTATGTGGCGGGACAATTCAAGGTCATCGAGCAGATTGTCAATCTTTTCCGGACTTATTTACAGATGTTCTTTAAGTTTTCCTACAGCTATATTTGTTTTGAAATCGACAGGAATCTGAAAAAAGGCATACATTTGTGGAAGAAACTAAACGGGCTCAATACCATTTTCCTTATCGTGTTGCTGACTGTGGTTTTCTTTTTTTCAGACCTGGTGCTGAGGTTTTTCAAAGTCGACAAAACAATGCTCCTGGAATTCGTCAGCTACCTGCACATCGGATTATTGATCCCACTGCTCATAGGCGTGACATTGCCCATGGAACAGCTTTTATTCAGCCTGAACAAAAATCGCTATTATATCAGCATTACGATTGCATCAACGATCCTGAATGCCGTAGGTATAACAATTGCAATGACCTATTTTGCATTAAGGGAAGCCTTTTTTGTGCTGATTATAACCGAGCTTTGTTTGATATGTATATATTTACTGATATTAAAACCTTATTTTGCGGTATCTGATCCGAAGCACTAA
- a CDS encoding glycosyltransferase family 4 protein: protein MKTPKRLRIFVDCHVFDKGFQGTRTYIQGLYLELIKDNSRHFFLAASDTGNLQDIFGKAENITYLKYKSSKALSRLGIEIPRMIRKNQIDFAHFQYRVPPVKLCRYIVTIHDVLFEDFPEDFPKLNRLQSFLTYKASARMSDIVLTVSDYSKKQIERHLKVKRVWVTPNAVEDVFFEPYDKAGVTAAVSGKFGISSRYIIYVSRWEPRKNHHLLLEQFVNLGLFRDFNLVFIGDTTFHNKKYDQLFDSLDDDVKRKIFSFQKVSFPDMLLLLRGAAIAVYPSRAEGFGIPPLESVAARIPTITSNLTAMADFDFLEDVSFDPANPKDFEEKLVYVTSGHADYGFEGKIAALKQKYNWPLAAAVYNQAITDFLQ from the coding sequence ATGAAAACACCTAAGAGGCTCCGCATATTTGTGGATTGCCATGTTTTCGACAAAGGATTTCAGGGCACCAGGACATACATTCAGGGATTATACCTGGAACTGATCAAAGACAATTCGAGGCATTTTTTCCTTGCGGCTTCAGACACTGGCAATCTGCAGGACATCTTCGGAAAGGCAGAAAACATTACCTACCTGAAATACAAATCATCAAAAGCCTTATCGAGGCTGGGTATTGAAATACCCCGTATGATAAGGAAAAATCAAATTGATTTCGCACATTTCCAATACCGGGTGCCACCCGTAAAGCTTTGCAGGTACATCGTCACCATACATGATGTGCTTTTTGAAGATTTCCCGGAAGATTTCCCAAAACTCAACCGGCTTCAAAGCTTCCTTACCTATAAGGCAAGCGCACGAATGTCGGATATTGTCCTGACTGTTTCGGACTATTCAAAAAAGCAGATAGAACGTCACCTGAAAGTAAAAAGGGTATGGGTAACGCCGAATGCAGTGGAAGACGTTTTTTTTGAGCCGTATGACAAAGCTGGCGTAACCGCTGCAGTATCAGGGAAATTCGGGATATCGTCGCGGTATATCATCTACGTCAGCCGTTGGGAACCCAGAAAAAACCATCATCTGTTGCTGGAACAATTCGTTAACCTGGGATTGTTCCGCGATTTTAACCTGGTCTTTATTGGCGACACTACTTTTCATAATAAGAAATACGATCAGCTTTTCGACAGCCTTGATGACGATGTTAAACGGAAGATTTTCAGTTTCCAGAAAGTAAGCTTTCCGGACATGTTGCTGCTTTTAAGGGGTGCGGCAATCGCAGTATATCCTTCAAGAGCAGAGGGATTCGGTATTCCGCCACTTGAATCGGTTGCTGCAAGGATACCCACAATCACATCGAATCTTACCGCGATGGCGGATTTTGATTTCCTGGAAGATGTTTCTTTCGATCCTGCCAACCCAAAAGACTTTGAGGAAAAACTGGTATACGTTACAAGCGGCCATGCCGATTACGGATTTGAGGGGAAGATTGCGGCCTTGAAGCAAAAGTACAACTGGCCGTTGGCTGCGGCTGTATACAATCAGGCGATTACTGATTTTTTGCAGTAG
- a CDS encoding 2OG-Fe(II) oxygenase, whose amino-acid sequence MEKNLETLRIQYLSAQPFPHLLIDNFCDEEKLLKAYSNVPELNNKSRDYAFANNKFEKSNYREICPEFMELYNDLSSERFNRILAFITAKKTFVDPKNFGGGLHQGKKNSFLDMHLDFNYHPLNKNWYRELNLLLYLNKDWKPEYKGQLKIKDLRTNDEAELDVPFNRLIIQQCAPYTLHGYDMTNFPEGRYRTSIATYAYQVHERLIETPRTTDWFPKENASFWKKQFAKNYNFLVKTKNKFFGSATAKNQ is encoded by the coding sequence TTGGAAAAAAACCTGGAAACATTGCGCATCCAGTATTTATCCGCACAACCATTCCCGCACTTGTTGATTGATAATTTCTGTGATGAGGAAAAGCTGTTAAAAGCTTACAGCAATGTTCCCGAACTCAATAATAAGAGCCGCGATTATGCTTTTGCGAACAACAAATTCGAAAAGTCAAATTACAGGGAAATCTGTCCTGAGTTTATGGAGTTATACAATGACCTGTCTTCGGAAAGATTCAACCGGATCCTTGCTTTCATTACTGCTAAAAAAACTTTCGTTGACCCAAAAAATTTCGGAGGCGGGCTGCACCAGGGTAAAAAGAACAGCTTCCTGGATATGCACCTCGATTTTAATTACCATCCGTTAAACAAAAACTGGTATCGCGAACTGAACCTGCTTTTGTACCTCAATAAAGATTGGAAACCTGAATACAAAGGCCAGCTCAAGATTAAGGATTTAAGGACAAATGACGAAGCAGAGCTCGACGTGCCTTTCAACAGGCTGATCATTCAGCAGTGTGCGCCATATACCCTGCATGGTTATGATATGACCAATTTCCCGGAGGGCCGGTACCGTACTTCCATAGCAACTTATGCTTACCAGGTGCATGAACGCCTGATAGAAACGCCCAGGACAACTGACTGGTTTCCTAAAGAAAATGCGTCGTTCTGGAAAAAGCAATTCGCTAAAAACTATAACTTTCTGGTAAAGACAAAAAACAAATTCTTCGGAAGCGCTACTGCAAAAAATCAGTAA
- the rffA gene encoding dTDP-4-amino-4,6-dideoxygalactose transaminase, with amino-acid sequence MLPFNKPYFTGNETKYIEDAVSSGKISGNGDYTKKCQAFFEQHYGFKKCLLTTSCTDALEMAAILIDIQPGDEVIMPSYTFVSTANAFVLRGAKIVFADSRKDHPNMDENAIEGLITTKTKAIVPVHYAGVACEMDTIMEIAKKHNIYVIEDAAQAIDSYYIGKDNIRRPLGSIGHMAAFSFHETKNIISGEGGLLAINDEEFINRAEIIWEKGTNRSSFFRGEVDKYGWVDIGSSFLPSEIIAAFLWAQLENLKQIQTVRKNHWEGYFDKLSDWAGANQIELPKVPEYATNNGHMFYLVCNSLEQRTKLLGYLKQNRILAVFHYISLHTSPFYAPKHEGGELPETDRFTDTLVRLPLFYELNPDEVIEALLKF; translated from the coding sequence ATGCTGCCATTTAATAAACCGTACTTTACCGGAAACGAAACAAAATATATTGAAGACGCTGTAAGCTCAGGAAAAATTTCAGGCAATGGCGATTATACCAAAAAATGCCAGGCTTTTTTCGAGCAGCATTATGGCTTCAAAAAATGCTTGCTGACCACGTCGTGTACTGATGCACTTGAAATGGCAGCGATATTAATCGATATTCAGCCGGGTGATGAGGTAATTATGCCAAGTTATACGTTTGTTTCCACAGCAAATGCCTTTGTGCTGAGAGGTGCTAAGATTGTTTTCGCTGACAGCCGCAAAGACCATCCCAATATGGATGAAAATGCGATTGAAGGATTGATCACGACAAAAACAAAAGCCATTGTGCCTGTCCATTATGCCGGTGTTGCCTGCGAAATGGATACCATCATGGAAATCGCAAAAAAGCATAACATTTACGTCATAGAAGATGCAGCTCAGGCAATCGACAGTTATTACATTGGAAAGGACAACATCCGAAGACCCCTTGGATCCATTGGCCACATGGCGGCTTTTTCGTTTCATGAAACCAAGAATATCATTTCAGGGGAAGGTGGGTTATTGGCCATAAATGATGAGGAATTTATAAACAGGGCCGAAATAATTTGGGAAAAAGGAACTAACCGATCCTCCTTTTTCAGGGGCGAAGTTGATAAGTACGGCTGGGTAGATATCGGAAGTTCCTTTCTGCCATCAGAAATCATAGCGGCTTTCTTATGGGCGCAACTGGAAAACTTAAAGCAGATTCAAACCGTCCGGAAAAACCATTGGGAAGGCTATTTCGATAAACTAAGCGATTGGGCCGGTGCAAATCAGATAGAATTGCCTAAGGTTCCGGAATATGCTACCAATAATGGGCATATGTTTTACCTGGTTTGCAACAGTTTGGAACAAAGGACAAAATTGCTGGGTTATCTGAAGCAAAATAGGATATTGGCTGTTTTCCATTACATAAGCCTCCACACAAGCCCGTTTTATGCGCCAAAGCATGAAGGTGGCGAATTGCCTGAGACAGATAGATTTACGGACACCCTGGTGCGGCTGCCGCTCTTTTATGAGTTGAATCCCGATGAAGTAATCGAAGCGCTCTTAAAATTTTAA
- a CDS encoding glucosyltransferase domain-containing protein codes for MLNSNNISTYNTYKLFVFSFLLAILTYGFALTNFTVSIDNEIPILPDYGLDLGRWGQNLIVYHLFKGHLQYFSLALSLFLFSIAAVRLTNLFKFQGYSALFFCALFVTFPQISYQVVFGMMADIAALGVLLSVFAVELFQKGIETPSPKKKVLLFLSVALLLMFTLSMYQAFILVPTAIYAILFFQNSFKDTFSLKSEIKNILLFGGILIVALLLYYISVKIICPIQQGGYLTSFVSEGSTDNRFLNFCSIWGKNLLGAFYYGEKLFTVATLSGLCLLVYFFIAKKHIAVRFVTLLVILMLPFMMSSIITNGYHPPRLYLTSNLVFAFLIVFVADHFNISTRMITKTVLTVIVLVNFYFVTNLFNAVHKIYKYDKKIAEKIDFTIQSKYPDFSSSDKYVYFYGHFPFDNYQKFQLKNSEIFSGSIFVWDNGNNYRITNFFREADVAEYRMIDTKEQFNSVKDSIAKMPIWPNHESVKMFNNIVVVKLGNEKGSPLNIE; via the coding sequence ATGTTAAACTCCAATAATATCAGCACTTACAACACGTACAAATTATTTGTTTTTTCTTTTTTATTAGCCATCCTCACGTACGGATTTGCCCTTACGAATTTTACTGTAAGTATTGATAATGAGATTCCTATTTTGCCCGATTACGGACTGGATTTAGGAAGATGGGGGCAAAACCTGATCGTGTATCACTTATTCAAAGGGCATTTACAATATTTTTCGCTTGCGTTAAGCCTGTTCTTATTCAGCATTGCGGCTGTTCGCTTAACCAATTTGTTTAAATTCCAGGGGTATTCCGCTTTGTTTTTTTGTGCCTTGTTTGTGACTTTTCCACAAATCTCCTATCAGGTTGTTTTTGGAATGATGGCCGATATTGCTGCGCTTGGCGTCTTACTGTCTGTTTTTGCTGTGGAGTTATTTCAGAAAGGAATTGAAACGCCATCACCGAAAAAGAAAGTACTGCTTTTTTTATCAGTTGCCTTGCTGCTGATGTTTACACTGTCAATGTACCAGGCATTTATATTGGTTCCTACGGCGATATATGCCATTTTATTTTTCCAAAATTCCTTTAAGGATACATTCAGCTTAAAGTCAGAGATTAAAAATATACTGCTTTTTGGCGGTATCCTGATCGTTGCGTTATTATTATATTACATATCGGTGAAGATCATTTGCCCTATCCAGCAAGGCGGATACCTCACCTCGTTTGTTTCAGAAGGTTCGACTGATAACCGGTTTCTGAACTTTTGCTCCATTTGGGGGAAAAACCTTCTCGGGGCATTTTACTATGGCGAAAAGCTTTTTACTGTGGCAACCTTGTCGGGATTGTGTTTATTGGTGTACTTTTTTATCGCAAAAAAACATATTGCCGTTCGCTTCGTCACGCTTCTGGTGATTCTGATGCTTCCTTTTATGATGTCTTCCATCATTACGAATGGATACCATCCTCCGCGCTTATACCTGACATCCAACCTTGTCTTCGCATTTCTTATAGTATTCGTCGCAGATCATTTTAATATAAGCACCAGGATGATTACCAAAACCGTTTTGACCGTAATCGTACTCGTAAATTTTTACTTTGTGACAAACCTCTTTAATGCTGTTCATAAAATATATAAATACGATAAAAAAATTGCGGAAAAAATCGATTTTACAATCCAGTCGAAATACCCTGATTTCTCTTCTTCGGATAAGTATGTTTATTTTTACGGGCACTTCCCGTTTGACAATTACCAGAAATTCCAATTGAAAAATTCAGAGATTTTCAGTGGTTCAATCTTTGTATGGGATAATGGGAATAATTACCGCATCACGAATTTCTTCAGGGAAGCGGATGTCGCGGAGTACAGGATGATTGATACAAAAGAGCAGTTTAACTCCGTAAAGGATTCTATAGCTAAAATGCCAATCTGGCCAAACCATGAATCCGTTAAGATGTTCAACAACATCGTAGTGGTGAAGTTAGGAAACGAAAAAGGATCTCCGCTTAATATCGAATAA